The nucleotide sequence TAATGTGTAATTTCATTTTTGAATGTCTCAATATATTCATTGATTGTATCTTTCATCGCTTGTCGCTTGCCGGATGAGCTGCCATCAATAAAATACAAAGATAGTATCCCACCAACTCGAGAAACAATTTTTCGCATCTTGGGCGAGCGAAGAAGCAATTGCGTTTCAATTTTTTTTGGATCGCGCTGAGACTGCCACATGACATATTCAGGAATTTCAATCATGATTCACGTCCTTATTGCTTCCTGTCACATTCGCAATCCTCTGCAACATCTATTTCTCTAAGCTTTACAGCCTTTCGTCCCGGGCGGCTCTGATCTTTAGCAATATCTTTATAGGATCCCTGCTCTTGAGCCGCGGTTTTGCCATCGACACCCCCCTCTTTCCTAGGGAACTTCATTTCCCAAAGCTCAAATAGGGCGCCGCCTTGCCACCACGACACGTCCGGCCGCGGCGCATCGGGCACCACTGGAGCTGTTGAGGGCATACCGGGAAGAACGGCGACATCCGCCAGCAGGTGCTGGCCCAGGCCGCCCGCGGCGTCGGCGTCCGGCAGGGCTTCGCCGAGGAGACCGCCCGGCTCAACGCGGAGCTCGACGGCGCCTACGGGGCCGAACTCGACCGCCGCTACGATTTCGCGCCGCTGATGATCGACCGCACCCTGGTGCCGCCGGTGATCACCGAGATCAACAAGCTCGCCGAGCGGGCGGGCGACCGCCGACTCTACCTGACGCTCGGGGCCTTCGAGATCGTCCGCCCGGCCCGCCTCGCGCTCAGGCCGCCGAACTGGCGCGACTACCTCTACAGCACCCGCGTACCGCCGGCTTCCTCGAGCCCGGTCGCCGAAATCCGGCCGGAGGACACATCCGAGGAAGGCGTTTGGGGCGTCGCGCTTGAATCAGGGCTCGCAGTCGGGATCGCCGAGGCCCGCGCCAGTTTTACGACCAACTTCAACCGGCTCGACCGGGACTTCGCCGGTATGAACCGCTACCACGATCTCGCCCGGAGCGGTGCGGTGAGCCTGCCGGTGGTCGCGCGCACCGCCCGCGGCGTCCGCGTCGCGTCCGGTGGCGAGCGTGCCTTCGTCGGCGAGCGGACGATCAGCCTGATAGTCAGCCCGACGTTTCGGGCGGCACCGCCGGCCGCCTTCCGGTGAGCGGCCGGAGCGGCGGCCTCACACGCCGCACATGCCTCGCGGGCCTCGGTCTCGTCTTGGGGCTCGACCAGGCCGTGGCGGGGGCTTCCGAGCCGTTGCGGGATGCACCCGCTGGCCGTGACCGCCTCTGGCTGATGCGGCCGGACGGCACGGAGGTATCGAGCCGCTTCCGCACTGCGGAGGGCTACGACCGGCCGCAGATGCTCCTCCTGTCGTGGTTCATGCGCGACATCCACGACGACGACCGCGCGGTCTGGATGGAGCCGCGCCTGTTCGACATCCTGGCCGGCGTTCAGGCGAGCATGTCGGCGGTGCACGGTTCCGCGCTTCCCCTGGTGGTGACGAGCGGCTACCGCACGCCCCGGCATAACGCAGCCCTGGAGAACGCCGCCCGCACGTCGATGCACCTCTACGGCTACGCGGCAGACGTGCAGGTGCGGGGCTACCCGCCGCGCGCGGTCGCACTCGCCGCCTCATTCTTCTCCGAGGGCGGCATCGGTCTCTACGACACCTTCACCCATCTCGATGTGTGGCAGCGCCGGCGCTGGTCGAGCGGCCGGCCGGATTTCGTCCGTGAGCCTGGGACAGCTGGCCAATAAGATCGGCATGCAGGACGCCGCCGCCCCGAAAGGTGATTGCCGGCTTTCGAAAGAAGACGATGGATAAACAGCGAGATAAAGCTTCGCCCCGGATCCGATATACAGGACGAAGCTCTATCGCCGCCACCAACCGCACCAGCCATGCGTTCGGGCGGCCCAGCGGATCTGCCCGCTCCAGAAAGCAGGCGGCCTCATCCAGGCCCGCCTGCAGCACCCTATCCTTCAGGCGCGCCTCCTGACGCGCCCGATGTCGATCCATCCACATCGGCTCGCCAGCCTGCCTCGCCAAGCGGAATTTGTGCTTGCACGCGAGACAGATGGGAGCGGACAGTAGAGGACCGAAGACAGGCTCTTAGAAGAGGCCGTCGATCTGCCCGTTGGCGTCCAGCCGGATGTTGTCCGCCGCCGGCACCTTGGGCAGGCCCGGCATGGTCATGATCTCACCGCAGATCACCACGACGAAGCCGGCGCCCGCCGAGAGGCGCACGTCGCGCACCGAGACGAGGTGGCCAGAGGGCGCGCCCATCAGGGTCGGATCGGTCGAGAACGAGTACTGCGTCTTGGCCATGCAGATCGGCAGCCCGCCGTAGCCATCCTTCTCGAAGCCGGCGAGCTTGGTGGCGGCCTTCGACTCGATCTGGATGTCGGCCGCGCCGTAGAGCTTGGTCGCAATCGCCTTGATCTTGTCGGTGAGCTTGGTCTCGGTCTCGTAGGCGAAGGTCAGCGGCTGCTGCTCGCCCTCGGCGAGCTTCACCACGGCCTGCGCCAGCGCCTCGGCGCCGGCGCCGCCCTCCGCCCAGTGCTTGCAGGTGATCGCCTCGACCTGAAGACGGTCGCGGCAGAGTTCCTTCAGCCGGGCATGTTCGGCATCCGTGTCCTGGAAGAAGTGGTTCACGCCCACCACCACCGGCAGGCCGAAGGCCCGCACGTTCTTCACGTGGCGTTCGAGGTTGGCGAAGCCCTTCTCCAGCGCATCCAGGTTCTCGCCCGCGAGATCCTTCTTGTTGACGCCGCCATGCATCTTCAGGGCGCGGACGGTCGCGACGATCACCACCGCCGAGGGCTTGAGGCCGGTCTGGCGGCACTTGATGTCGATGAACTTCTCCGCACCGAGATCGGCGCCGAAGCCCGCTTCGGTCACGACGTAGTCGGCCAGTCGCAAGCCGGTCTGGGTGGCGATCACCGAGTTGCAGCCATGCGCGATGTTGGCGAACGGACCGCCATGGATCAGGGCCGGATTGCCCTCCAGCGTCTGCACGAGGTTCGGCTGCAGCGCGTCCTTCAGGAGCACGGTCATGGCGCCGGTCGCCTTCACGTCGGCGAGCGTCACCGGCTTGCGGTCGCGGGTCTCGGCGATGACGATGCGGCCGAGGCGCTCTTCGAGGTCGGCCAGATCACGCGCGAGGCAGAACACGGCCATGACCTCGGAGGCCACGGTGATGTCGAACCCGTCCTCGCGCGGAAAGCCGTTGGCGACGCCGCCGAGCGACTGGTTGATGGCGCGCAGCGCCCGGTCGTTCATGTCGACCACGCGCCGCCAGTGGATGCGGCGCACGTCGATGTTGAGCTCGTTCGCCCAGTAGACGTGGTTGTCGATCAGGGCGGCGGCGAGCGAGTGCGCCGAGGTGATGGCGTGGAAGTCGCCGGTGAAGTGCAGGTTGATCTGCTCCATCGGCACGACCTGCGCCTTGCCGCCGCCGGCCGCACCGCCCTTCATGCCGAAGCAGGGGCCGAGCGAGGGCTCGCGCAGGCACATCACTGCCCGCTTTCCGATGCGGTTGAGCGCGTCGCCGAGGCCGACCGTCGTCGTGGTCTTGCCCTCGCCCGCGGGCGTCGGCGAGATCGCGGTGACGAGCACCAGCTTGCCCTCGGGCTTGCCTTCCAGCGACTTGATGAAGCCGTGATCGATCTTGGCGATGTGCTTGCCGTAATTGTGCAACGCCTCATCCGGCACGCCGAGTTTCTCGGCGACCTGGGCGATGGGCTTCAGCGTCGCCGCGCGGGCGATCTCGATGTCTGAGGGCATTTCTCTCACCGTCTTTTCTTGTGACCTGGGCTCGCGGCGTGCCGAGCCGCCGCCCGGCGCGCGGTCAGTCCACGTGTCTCCGTGGTAGCGGACGAAACGGCCACGATAAACAGATTGCCGCAGTGTGAGCGAAACGGCGAAGAAAAGCGTCTTGGATTTTTTTGACCCGGACCGTTAAGTTTCTTCAGAGGACGGCAACATTTCGCTCCGACCTCAGCCCGTCATCGCGGTGGCGGTATAGCCCGCCTTGGTCAGCGCCTGTGCCACGTCGAGGCTCTGCGCGACGGTCGTCGCCGTCACCCGGCCGAGGCCGACGTCGACCGCGACCTCCGCCTGCGGGTCGAGGCGGCGGATCGTGCGTCGCACGGCCTCGGCGCAGCCCTCGCAAGTCATGCCGTCCACGCGCATCGTCAGCTCGATTGGGCTCGGATCCATTGCCAGCCACTCCTGCCTGCTCTCGGGCCGCATCTCGGCCCTCGCACATGTGGCTCGGGGAGCGCGCTCGGCAAGCGCAGAACCTCCGGCGCCCCGAATGCACGGGAGAAGCGGGTGCGCCGCCTTGCGGCGGGGAACGGCCTCGGCGACATTAGGGTTACGACGAGCCGGGCGCGTCACCCCACGCCAGCCGGCGCGTTTCAGCCACACGTCCTGCGGGCGCTCGTCCCGCACCGTGAAAGAGAAGCCCGGCCGTGGCCGCCAGACAGAAGCGCGTCGATCGACGGTGAGAACACCGAAACCCCGTACGATCCGCCCGCGCGGCACCCCCTGGATCCTCGGCCTCGTCGGCGTCCTGATCCTCGTTCCGCTGGCGTTGCTCGTGCCGCTCGCGGCGGTGGCCGCCGTGTCCGGCCTCGCCATCGTCGGCGGTGCCCTGCTGTGGCGGCGGCTCTCCGCCCTCACCACTGCGCAGGAGGTCGTCTCGAAGGAGATCGGCGTCCTGTCCCAGCGCCTCGTCAAGCTCGAGGCCGTCGCGGCGGCTCTGGTTCAGACTCGGATGCAGGGCGTGGCGGCTCCCGAACTCT is from Methylorubrum sp. B1-46 and encodes:
- a CDS encoding formate--tetrahydrofolate ligase; amino-acid sequence: MPSDIEIARAATLKPIAQVAEKLGVPDEALHNYGKHIAKIDHGFIKSLEGKPEGKLVLVTAISPTPAGEGKTTTTVGLGDALNRIGKRAVMCLREPSLGPCFGMKGGAAGGGKAQVVPMEQINLHFTGDFHAITSAHSLAAALIDNHVYWANELNIDVRRIHWRRVVDMNDRALRAINQSLGGVANGFPREDGFDITVASEVMAVFCLARDLADLEERLGRIVIAETRDRKPVTLADVKATGAMTVLLKDALQPNLVQTLEGNPALIHGGPFANIAHGCNSVIATQTGLRLADYVVTEAGFGADLGAEKFIDIKCRQTGLKPSAVVIVATVRALKMHGGVNKKDLAGENLDALEKGFANLERHVKNVRAFGLPVVVGVNHFFQDTDAEHARLKELCRDRLQVEAITCKHWAEGGAGAEALAQAVVKLAEGEQQPLTFAYETETKLTDKIKAIATKLYGAADIQIESKAATKLAGFEKDGYGGLPICMAKTQYSFSTDPTLMGAPSGHLVSVRDVRLSAGAGFVVVICGEIMTMPGLPKVPAADNIRLDANGQIDGLF
- a CDS encoding heavy-metal-associated domain-containing protein; this translates as MDPSPIELTMRVDGMTCEGCAEAVRRTIRRLDPQAEVAVDVGLGRVTATTVAQSLDVAQALTKAGYTATAMTG
- a CDS encoding type IV secretory system conjugative DNA transfer family protein; the encoded protein is MLAQAARGVGVRQGFAEETARLNAELDGAYGAELDRRYDFAPLMIDRTLVPPVITEINKLAERAGDRRLYLTLGAFEIVRPARLALRPPNWRDYLYSTRVPPASSSPVAEIRPEDTSEEGVWGVALESGLAVGIAEARASFTTNFNRLDRDFAGMNRYHDLARSGAVSLPVVARTARGVRVASGGERAFVGERTISLIVSPTFRAAPPAAFR
- a CDS encoding DUF882 domain-containing protein — translated: MAGASEPLRDAPAGRDRLWLMRPDGTEVSSRFRTAEGYDRPQMLLLSWFMRDIHDDDRAVWMEPRLFDILAGVQASMSAVHGSALPLVVTSGYRTPRHNAALENAARTSMHLYGYAADVQVRGYPPRAVALAASFFSEGGIGLYDTFTHLDVWQRRRWSSGRPDFVREPGTAGQ